In Pecten maximus chromosome 10, xPecMax1.1, whole genome shotgun sequence, one genomic interval encodes:
- the LOC117335806 gene encoding sulfotransferase family cytosolic 1B member 1-like isoform X1, which produces MVHVFFLFLGIQMSSKGEHCTVLPEYDGYVLPDFLPLLPLPDKQMAAVRDFESKDSDILICSLPKTGTNWCYEILSMLVQGHATYVKGAKIAGMLEAVDDLSTLNDLKSPRILSTHVPFRHLPKQHLAKGCKIILSRRNPKDVFVSWYNHCKHDDRISHPKLADEEEFPGTWDCFLKDQTENKHNFYDGFFPYEKAWDEAIRTKQVTNVHTIFYEELKKDPVDAIKRLAKYLELPENDELAKEIADKCSFQKFLNAVVTIKAGPVKIVEGGNHFLFRKGIVGDWKNWFTVAQNEKFNELLDKELKGTSLKYTYEI; this is translated from the exons ATGGttcacgttttttttttattcctagGAATCCAAATGTCTTCTAAAGGAGAACATTGCACTGTGCTACCAGAATATGACGGATATGTATTACCGGACTTTCTTCCTCTACTACCACTGCCTGACAAACAAATGGCGGCCGTCCGAGACTTTGAGTCGAAAGACAGTGATATATTAATTTGCAGTTTACCCAAAACAG GAACAAACTGGTGTTATGAGATCTTGTCGATGCTGGTACAAGGCCACGCCACGTATGTGAAGGGTGCTAAAATCGCAG gtatgttggAAGCTGTAGACGACCTTTCAACTTTGAACGATTTGAAGTCCCCGCGTATTTTGAGTACGCATGTTCCGTTCCGCCATCTACCAAAGCAGCACTTAGCTAAGGGATGTAAGATAATCCTCTCTCGGCGTAATCCGAAAGATGTGTTTGTCTCATGGTATAATCACTGCAAACACGATGACCGCATTTCCCACCCCAAATTAGCAGACGAGGAGGAATTCCCAGGAACCTGGGACTGCTTCCTCAAAGATCAGACGGAAAACAAACACA ATTTTTACGATGGATTCTTCCCTTACGAGAAGGCATGGGACGAGGCCATTAGAACAAAACAAGTCACCAATGTACATACAATCTTCTACGAGGAACTTAAGAAG GACCCAGTGGATGCGATAAAACGGCTGGCAAAGTATCTGGAGCTGCCCGAAAACGATGAACTAGCGAAAGAAATAGCAGATAAATGTTCTTTCCAAAAGTTTTTGAACGCAGTTGTCACAATTAAAGCAGGCCCAGTGAAAATTGTGGAAGGTGGAAATCATTTCTTGTTCAGAAAAG GAATCGTTGGAGACTGGAAGAACTGGTTTACAGTGGCACAAAACGAAAAGTTTAATGAGCTACTGGACAAGGAACTGAAGGGAACATCTCTcaaatatacatatgaaatttaa
- the LOC117335806 gene encoding sulfotransferase family cytosolic 1B member 1-like isoform X2, with translation MSSKGEHCTVLPEYDGYVLPDFLPLLPLPDKQMAAVRDFESKDSDILICSLPKTGTNWCYEILSMLVQGHATYVKGAKIAGMLEAVDDLSTLNDLKSPRILSTHVPFRHLPKQHLAKGCKIILSRRNPKDVFVSWYNHCKHDDRISHPKLADEEEFPGTWDCFLKDQTENKHNFYDGFFPYEKAWDEAIRTKQVTNVHTIFYEELKKDPVDAIKRLAKYLELPENDELAKEIADKCSFQKFLNAVVTIKAGPVKIVEGGNHFLFRKGIVGDWKNWFTVAQNEKFNELLDKELKGTSLKYTYEI, from the exons ATGTCTTCTAAAGGAGAACATTGCACTGTGCTACCAGAATATGACGGATATGTATTACCGGACTTTCTTCCTCTACTACCACTGCCTGACAAACAAATGGCGGCCGTCCGAGACTTTGAGTCGAAAGACAGTGATATATTAATTTGCAGTTTACCCAAAACAG GAACAAACTGGTGTTATGAGATCTTGTCGATGCTGGTACAAGGCCACGCCACGTATGTGAAGGGTGCTAAAATCGCAG gtatgttggAAGCTGTAGACGACCTTTCAACTTTGAACGATTTGAAGTCCCCGCGTATTTTGAGTACGCATGTTCCGTTCCGCCATCTACCAAAGCAGCACTTAGCTAAGGGATGTAAGATAATCCTCTCTCGGCGTAATCCGAAAGATGTGTTTGTCTCATGGTATAATCACTGCAAACACGATGACCGCATTTCCCACCCCAAATTAGCAGACGAGGAGGAATTCCCAGGAACCTGGGACTGCTTCCTCAAAGATCAGACGGAAAACAAACACA ATTTTTACGATGGATTCTTCCCTTACGAGAAGGCATGGGACGAGGCCATTAGAACAAAACAAGTCACCAATGTACATACAATCTTCTACGAGGAACTTAAGAAG GACCCAGTGGATGCGATAAAACGGCTGGCAAAGTATCTGGAGCTGCCCGAAAACGATGAACTAGCGAAAGAAATAGCAGATAAATGTTCTTTCCAAAAGTTTTTGAACGCAGTTGTCACAATTAAAGCAGGCCCAGTGAAAATTGTGGAAGGTGGAAATCATTTCTTGTTCAGAAAAG GAATCGTTGGAGACTGGAAGAACTGGTTTACAGTGGCACAAAACGAAAAGTTTAATGAGCTACTGGACAAGGAACTGAAGGGAACATCTCTcaaatatacatatgaaatttaa